Part of the Rhizobiales bacterium NRL2 genome is shown below.
AACGGCGAACCGGCGAAGATGTCGAAACGCGCGGGAACGTTCATCACGCTGCGCGATGTGGTCGACCGCGTCGGCCGGGACGCCGTGCGCTTCATGCTGCTGACCCGCAAGAACGAAGCGCCGCTGGACTTCGATTTCGCGAAGGTCATGGAGCAGTCGCGGGACAACCCGGTATTCTACGTGCAGTACGCCCACGCGCGCTGCTGCTCGGTGTTCCGCAACGCCGAACAGGAGATCGCCGGCCTCGATCTATCGCGGGAGGCGCTGATCGCCGCCGACCTCGCACCGCTTGCCCATCCCGAGGAACTGGCGCTGATCAGGCTGATGGCGGCGTGGCCGCGCACGATCGAACAGGCCGCGGAAGCCTCGGAGCCCCATCGGCTCGCCTTCTACCTGCATGATCTGGCTTCGGCGTTCCACGGTTACTGGACCAAGGGGCGCGATGCGGACGAACTGCGCTTCATCCAGCCCGGCGATCCCGCGCTGACCCTGGCGCGGCTGGCCATGGTGGAGGGCGTCAGGACGGTGTTGCGTAGCGGTCTCGGGGTGCTTGGCGTGACGCCGGTGGAGGAGATGCGCTGATGGCCCGCCAGGCGGAGGGGCAGGGCCGGTGGCGGCTGATCGCGGGTTTCGTCCTGCTGATCGCTGTCATGGCCTTCGCCCTCGTCGCCTGGTTCGGTTTCCGGGGTGATGAGGACGCGCGGACCGCCGCCGGCGGTCAGGCCGTGCCGATCGTCCGCGCGCCGGACGGTCCTGACCGGGAGAAGCCGGAGGATCCCGGCGGCGTCGATGTTCCGGACCGGGACAAACAGGTCTACGACACCTTCAAGCCTGCGGCGGAGCGCGGCGAAGCGACGGTGGAGCGGCTGCTTCCCGCCGTCGAGGCGCCCCTTGCCGAGCCAGAGCCAGAGCCAGAGCCGGAGCCGCAGCCCGCACCGGTCGCGGAGACGGCTATGGACACGGCGCAGGAGGCCGCGCCTGCCGATGCCGGTCCGGAGAGCGCCGAACCCGCGGTCGTGGTTGAAGAGCGCCCCGCCGCACCCGCGCTGGAGGAGAAGGAAGTTGCCCCCCGTCCGGCGCCGCCGCCGGCCCGGCCCGAACCGGCCGCGAAAGCCGAGCCGAAGCCGGCGCCGCAAGCTGCTGCGGCTGCCCCGGCGGCGGAATCGGACGGCCCCTGGCAGGTGCAGATCGCCGCGTTGCGCGAGGAGGCAGATGCCACGGCCACCTGGCAAAGGGTGCAGCGCCGTCACGAAGCGCTGCTGGGCGACCTGCGGCCCACGGTCACCCGCGTCGATACCGGGGCCAATGGCGTCTTCTACCGCCTGCGCACCGGCGGTTTCGCTTCCAGGGAGGCGGCGCTGGCGTTCTGCGCCCGGCTGAAGGACAGCGGGCAGGACTGCATTGCGGTGAAGCGGTGACGCCTTGATCCCCGCCGTCTTCGGCATTGCCGGAACCGAACTGAACCCGGAGGAGGCGGCCTTTCTGGCCGATCACCGGCCCCTGGGCGTGATCCTGTTCCGCCGCAACGTGGACAATCCCGATCAGGTCCGGCGGCTGACCGATGCGGTGCGCGACGCGCTGGACGCTGAGGGTCCCTGCCTATGGGTGGATCAGGAGGGCGGACGCGTCCAGCGCCTGTCGCCGCCGCACTGGGAGGCGCTGCCTTCGGCCCGCCGGATCGGACAGGCGTTCGACCGCGACCCGCAGGACGGCGAGTACGCGGCCTGGCTGCTGGGCCGGATCATCGCCGACCAGACGGCGGCCGCGGGCTTCGACATCGTCTGCGCGCCGGTGCTCGACCTCGCGCAGACGGACGGACACGACGTCATCGGCGACCGTGCCTTTCACGCGGACCCGGAGGTAGTTGCATTTCTGGGCAGAGCCATGGCCGACGGCCTGGCGGCGGGCGGGATCCTGGCCGTCAGCAAGCACTGGCCGGGGCATGGCCGGGCCTGGGTGGACAGCCATCTGGAACTGCCCGTGGTCGAAACCGAGCCGGTATTGCTTGAAGCCACGGATTTCGCTGCCTTCCGCCGGGCGGCCGACTGTGCGCCGATCGCCATGACCGCCCATATCCGCTATCCGGCGATCGACCCGGACCTGCCGGCCACCCTGTCGACGCAGATCGTCGAAGGGATCATCCGCGGCTGGTGCGGTTTCGACGGCTTTCTCGTCTCCGACGATATCGACATGAAGGCGCTGGACGGCGTGCCGGGCGACCTGGCGCGTGCGGCCCTGTCGGCCGGGTGCGATGCGGTGCTGCAATGCTCCGGCGACTTCGCCGTGATGACCGCCGTGGCTGAGGCGATCGGCGGGTTCTCGCCGGCCGCCGTGGAGCGCTGGAGCCGGCTCTCGGCCGCGCGGCAGGCACCTGAGTCCGTGGACCGTGCGCAATTGCTGGCCGAACTGGGTGAAGCCCTCGTCTGAAGCTGCGATAATGACGTTCCGGCGAATCACACGGACCCGACCGCGATGAACCAGAGCGCAGCCGATTTCGAGGAGGACGCCCCGCGCGAGCCCGCCGGTCAGCGGCTCGTCGTCGATCTGGGCGCCTATGAGGGGCCGCTCGACCTGCTGCTCGATCTGGCCCGCGACCAGAAGGTCGATCTTGCCCGGATCTCCATGCTCGCGCTGGCCGAGCAGTATCTCGACTATGTCGAGAAGGTCCGCGAACTGCGCCTGGAACTCGCGGCGGACTACCTCGTGATGGCGGCCTGGCTGGCCTATCTGAAATCGCGTCTGCTGATCCCGGATCCGGAGCCCGAGGATGAGCCCTCCGCGCAGGAGATGGCGGCCCGGCTCAACTGGCAGCTCCGCCGCCTTCAGGCCATGCGGCAGGTCGCGGCCAGACTGCTGGAGCGTCCGCGCGAGGGCCAGGATTTCCATCGCCGCGGCGCGCCGGAGGGCATCCGGGTGCAGCGCAGTTCGGCATGGACCTGCGACTACTACGATCTGCTGAAAGCCTATTCGGTCCACCTGGAGGCCAGGGGCGACAGCGAGCCGCTGCGGATCCGCCGCGACAAGGTGATCAGCGTGGAGATGGCCCTGGAACGGATGCGCAAACTGCTTGGCGCGCTGCCCGAATGGTCCAGCCTGCAGGCCTTTCTGCCGCCGGCCATCGCCCATCCTTTCACCCGCCGGTCGGCGACTGCGTCGACCCTGCTGGCGGCGCTGGAACTGGCCAAGCAGGGCGACATCGAGATCCGGCAGGGCCGCAGTTTCGGACCCATCTACATCCGGCGCCGGGACAAGGCATGAGCGTCGACCGCGACCATGTCCGCGTGGTCGAGGCGCTGCTCTTCGCCGCCGCGGAGCCACTGGATCTGGCGACCATCCAGCGCCGGTTGCCCGAAGGGGTGGACCCGACCGTGGTGCTCGCCGCGCTGGCCGAGGACTACCGGGGGCGTGGCGTGGAGCCTGTCCAGGTCAACGGCAAGTGGCTGTTCCGCACCGCACCGGACCTTGCCGACGCGCTGGCCGAGCACCGGGTGACGCCAAAGAAGCTCTCCCGCGCCGCCGTGGAGACGCTGGCCATCATCGCCTACCATCAACCCGTCACCCGCGCAGAGATCGAGGAACTGCGCGGCGTCGCGGTCTCCAAGGGCACCATGGACGTACTGATGGAGACCGGCTGGGTGCGCCCGCGCGGCCGGCGGCAGACGCCGGGACGGCCGCTGACCTATGGCACCTCCGACGAGTTCCTGATCCATTTCGGGCTCGCCAGCCTCAACGACCTGCCGGGCATCGACGAACTCAAGGCCACCGGTCTGCTTTCGGCCGAGCCGCGCGATCCCGGCTTGTTCGATGACGGCGGAGACGACGGCGCGGCCTGAAACGCGCGCCGATTGCGCCGCCGACCGAGACGGACTATCACCGCCGCTCGACCCGAACTTCACCCGCAGGGGCCTTTCGCTTGGCCAAGCTCCGCTTCTCCGACGTGACCCACCGGTTCGGCCCGCTGAAGGCCGTCGACGGGCTGTCGCTCGACCTTGCCGAGGGTGAGATACTCTGCCTGCTGGGCCCCTCGGGCTGTGGCAAGACGACCAGCCTGCGGCTGGCCGCCGGCCTGGAAGAACTGCAGGCGGGCCGGATCGAGATCGACGGCCGCGTGGTCGCCGAGCCCGGCCGGGCCTCGCCGCCCGAGCAGCGTCGCGTCGGCATGGTCTTTCAGGATTACGCGCTGTTCCCTCATCTCACCGTCGCGGGCAACGTCGCCTTCGGCCTGAAGCACATGACTGCGGGCGACCGGCAGGAACGGGCGATGGCGATGCTGGCCAGGGTCGGGCTGACCGGCCGCGCGGACGTCTATCCCCACCAGCTCTCGGGCGGCGAGCAGCAGCGGGTCGCCCTGGCGCGCGCGCTGGCGCCGGAACCGCGGCTGATGCTGATGGACGAGCCCTTCGCCAATCTCGACGTCACGCTGCGCAATTCGGTGCGCGACGAGACGCTCTCCCTGCTGAAGGGCCTGGGCTCCACCGTGCTGCTGGTCACGCACGATCCGGAGGAGGCCATGCGCATGGCCGACCGTATCGCGGTGATGCAGGCCGGCCGGCTGGTCCAGGTGGGACCGGCGGAGGATGTCTACCTGCGGCCGGCGGATCCGTTCATGGCGCGCTTCTTCGGGCCGGTCAACGAGGTCCCGGCGAACGTGAAGGACGGCGTCGCGGCGACGCCGCTCGGGTCGTTCCCGGCGGCCGGGGCGGCGGAAGGCCGGGCGCTTGCGGTGATCCGCCCGGAGGCCATGGTTCTCGGCCCGGACGGCGGGGGGGGTGACGGTGTGGAGGCGGCGGTGACCGATATCCGGCTGATCGGCGCCTACTGGCGGGTTGCCCTGGAGACGGAAGCCGGGCTGCAGCTGAGGGCCCGCACAACGGTGCGCCCGCCCGGGACCGGCGAGCGAATTCGCGTCACCGTTGACCCGCAGAGGCTGATTCTTTTTCCTGAAAGGGCCATATAGCTCTATAAGGGACCGAACCCCTTGGTGGCGGCGCGTCCATGACGCCGGCCCGCCGCCGGAACCGCAAGTGATGGAGTTTCATCTATGGGTACTTTCAGCATCTGGCACTGGCTGATCGTTCTGGCCGTGGTGCTGCTGCTGTTCGGCGGTCGAGGCAAGATTTCCAGCATCCTCGGCGACGTCGGCAAGGGCATCAAGAGCTTCAAGAAGGGCATCAGCGAAGAAGAGGCCCAGAACAAGGAAGACGCCACGGCCAACGCCAACGCCAAGGTGACCGAGGACAAGGACAAGGCAACCTCGTCCTGACAACGCGTCCCGGGCGCGCCGCCGTGGCGCGCCAACCGACAGGCTTATCCTGATGCTTGATCTCGGATGGTCCGAGCTTCTGGTGGTCGCCGTTCTGACGGTCCTGATCTTCGGGCCGAAGGAACTGCCGACCGTGCTGCGCACCGTCTCCCAGCTTCTCAGCAAGGCGCGAGGCGTCGCCCGCGATTTCCAGCGGACGATGGACGACATGGCGCGCGAGGCCGAACTGGACAAGCTGAAGAAGGACATCAGCGACAGCACACGGCCGGAGAGCCTGCTGGATCCTTCGGGCAGCGACGACGGCATGTTCGACAGTCCCTTCGCCGAACCGCGGGAGACGCCGAAGAAGCCGGCCGACGGCAAGGATCAGGAAATCTCCGAGGGACAGGGCGAGGCCGCGGCCTCCCAGGAACCGCCGGACGCGCCGGAGACGGCGTCCGAACCCCGGACGGAACCCAAGACCGCCGGAAAGGCCGGCTGATCCATGACCGATGCGGCCAACAGCCCCGACGGCGGCGACGCCTATGACGAGGTATCGGACAACAAGCAGCCGCTGATGCAGCACCTCGTGGAGCTGCGCAACCGGCTGATGTACTCGGTCGCGGCGATCATCGTCGCCTTCATCTTCTGCTTCTACTTCGCCGAAGCGATCTACGCCTTCCTGATGCAGCCGCTGGTCGACCTGGTGGGCGCGGAAAAGGGCCGGCGGATGATCTTCACCGCCCTGCACGAAGCCTTCTTCACCTACATCAAGGTGGCCTTCTGGGCGGCGTTCATGCTCGCCTTCCCGATCATCGCCAGCCAGATCTACATGTTCGTGGCGCCCGGGCTCTACCGCAACGAGAAGAAGGCCTTCGCCCCCTTCCTTGTGGCGACCCCGATCCTGTTCCTGATCGGCGGCTCCATGGTCTACTTCCTAGTCATGCCCATGGCGTGGCAGTTCTTTCTGTCCTTCGAGGCGCCGTCTGGCGATTCGTCGCTGGCGATCCAGCTCGAGCCAAAGGTGGGCGAGTATCTTTCGCTGGTCATGAAGCTGATCTTCGCCTTCGGGCTCTGCTTCCAGCTCCCGGTCCTGCTGACCCTGCTGGCGCGCGTCGGCCTGGCCACGGCGGCGGGGATGCGGGCGAAGCGCAAATACGCCATCGTCGGCGTCTTCGTGGTCGCCGCAATCATCACGCCGCCGGACCCCATCAGCCAGATCACGCTCGCCATTCCGATCATCATTCTGTACGAGCTCTCGATCCTCTGCGCCGTCGTCGTCGAACGGAAACGCGCCCGCGCCGAGGCCGAGGAAGAGGACGGCTGACCGGGTGGACGCCGGCCGGGCCGGGCCCTATAACCCGGCCAGTCTCAACTCCCTGAAACGACAGTCCCGCCATGCATGACATTCGCTGGATTCGCGACAATCCGGAGGCCTTCGACCGCGGCGTTGCCGCGCGCGGCCTCCACATCCGCGCCGCCGATTTGATTGAAATCTACGAGGCCCGCCTCGCGGTCCAGCAGGAGTTGCAGGCCAGGCAGGCCGAGCGCAATGCGGCCGCAAAGCAGATCGGCAAGGCCAAGGGCTCGGGCGACGAGGCGGAGGCCCAGCGGCTGATGCAGGAGACTGCCGACCTGAAGGCGGCGGTCCAGAGGCTGGAAGAGCAGGATCGCGTGCGTGCCGCCGAACTGGACGAGCGCCTGGCCGGCATTCCGAACCTGCCGGCGGCGGACGTGCCCGTCGGCGCCGACGAGGACGCCAACCAGCTCGTGCGGCAGGTCGGCGAACGCCCGGAATTCGGCTTCGAACCGAAGGAGCACTACGAGATCGGCGAGGGGCTCGGCCTGATGGACTTCGACGCCGCGGCCGCCATCTCGGGTTCGCGCTTCGTGGTGCTGCGCGGCCAGCTTGCCCGGCTGGAGCGCGCCATCGCCAATTTCTTCATCGACTGTCAGACGGAGGAATTCGGCTATACCGAG
Proteins encoded:
- a CDS encoding chromosome segregation protein ScpA: MNQSAADFEEDAPREPAGQRLVVDLGAYEGPLDLLLDLARDQKVDLARISMLALAEQYLDYVEKVRELRLELAADYLVMAAWLAYLKSRLLIPDPEPEDEPSAQEMAARLNWQLRRLQAMRQVAARLLERPREGQDFHRRGAPEGIRVQRSSAWTCDYYDLLKAYSVHLEARGDSEPLRIRRDKVISVEMALERMRKLLGALPEWSSLQAFLPPAIAHPFTRRSATASTLLAALELAKQGDIEIRQGRSFGPIYIRRRDKA
- a CDS encoding twin arginine-targeting protein translocase TatB produces the protein MLDLGWSELLVVAVLTVLIFGPKELPTVLRTVSQLLSKARGVARDFQRTMDDMAREAELDKLKKDISDSTRPESLLDPSGSDDGMFDSPFAEPRETPKKPADGKDQEISEGQGEAAASQEPPDAPETASEPRTEPKTAGKAG
- a CDS encoding SMC-Scp complex subunit ScpB, with the translated sequence MSVDRDHVRVVEALLFAAAEPLDLATIQRRLPEGVDPTVVLAALAEDYRGRGVEPVQVNGKWLFRTAPDLADALAEHRVTPKKLSRAAVETLAIIAYHQPVTRAEIEELRGVAVSKGTMDVLMETGWVRPRGRRQTPGRPLTYGTSDEFLIHFGLASLNDLPGIDELKATGLLSAEPRDPGLFDDGGDDGAA
- a CDS encoding preprotein translocase subunit TatA, coding for MGTFSIWHWLIVLAVVLLLFGGRGKISSILGDVGKGIKSFKKGISEEEAQNKEDATANANAKVTEDKDKATSS
- a CDS encoding twin arginine-targeting protein translocase TatC, with amino-acid sequence MTDAANSPDGGDAYDEVSDNKQPLMQHLVELRNRLMYSVAAIIVAFIFCFYFAEAIYAFLMQPLVDLVGAEKGRRMIFTALHEAFFTYIKVAFWAAFMLAFPIIASQIYMFVAPGLYRNEKKAFAPFLVATPILFLIGGSMVYFLVMPMAWQFFLSFEAPSGDSSLAIQLEPKVGEYLSLVMKLIFAFGLCFQLPVLLTLLARVGLATAAGMRAKRKYAIVGVFVVAAIITPPDPISQITLAIPIIILYELSILCAVVVERKRARAEAEEEDG